One genomic region from Bos javanicus breed banteng chromosome 14, ARS-OSU_banteng_1.0, whole genome shotgun sequence encodes:
- the MROH1 gene encoding maestro heat-like repeat-containing protein family member 1 isoform X12, whose protein sequence is MSETYAKRLSAILLDAVTDKDPQMQEQVCGALCDFGESKPAEVLSACEEHLRLHEKLAHPYRTIILRAMEIVVSNHISELDKDTARAIILLASNEMTKVKELVSDWQQAASSVLVAVGRRFISSVMEELLSKFQPGLLPHPCTVHTLASLSVSNVFGVVPFLTSILSTMLPMLGAAKHDSMKVVFCCALQRFSESILEYLANLDQAPDPTVRKDAFASDIFGAYDILFHQWLQSGGAKLRLAVVEALGPMSHLLPSEKLEEQLPKLLPRVLAFYKKHTETVHVSKSLGQILEAAVSVGSRTLDIHLNSLLAALHAQICVPVESSSPLVMSNQKEVLRCFTVLACCSPDRLLAFLLPKLDTSNERTRVGTLQVLRHVINAAAAQMEVKKPVILSSMKLPLLDTNNKVKRAVVQVVSAMAHRGYLEQPGGKAMVEYIVQQCALPPEAEIQKLGADSEALAADSVRAISVSTLYLVSTTVDRMGEVLWPYLLEFLVPIRFTRALSPLCRSLVHLAQKRQEAGAHAPLIQYNGNVHLPSPYAITTRLLVEHCGPGRWWRPQLCLLQAVSSYPYVGDGRGAASLRLLNVLHQDIHPALGQRWVTAIPLLLEHLDEYSEETLSQKEWEEKLLVFLRDSLAVVSDNTWVCHLTLEMCKQLPNYNGTPLEKNFLYKCVGTTLGAASSKVVRKHLRELLETARYQEEREHEGLACCFGICAISHLDDTLAQLDDFVKSDVLRKSAGIFNLFKNRSESEANKVRSALILCYGHVAAGAPRELLLARVEADLFWNMSQCFSTKVLGIKVETQDPALRLSLVQSVCMATQAICSSAHGSSFHLSRKAELVAQMVEFIRAEPPDSLKTPIWKKAMLACTYLVTLEPALEEQVQADLIHSCLHRVMAVLPEPEEGDSPQESLYLDTVQVLKDLLTSLLLWNMTPLGLQVMVEHLSPWIKSPRGHERVRAVGLSACLLQFFLQHLQISALVPFHNLGLLIGLFSPRCADLWPATRREAVSCIHSLLYLQLTCVGFSRDYQDDVAEQLLSLKDGLVHPDPAILFHTCHSIAQLIAKRLPPDQLINLLLTLFESLGDPDKNCSRAASVMINCLLKERGNMLQEKVPEIVSVLRSKLQETREEHILQAAQHSVFALATHHCASVVSNLLGSPLPFDSHTCTLWRALALEPGLAAQVLGLLLEKISKDVLFEESQAFLLSSTPDRVATLLPLAATCALHEVASAPASGPAVLELYPQLFVALLLRVSCTMGVQPPRQLQAKERRSASSGLASRSLEPCSSAVDALQAVLVRGGNEDVVQCMELDGGWQLLRTSAGHEEGVTRLASAMAKFAGPRLPLVMKLLFTTQSSMYEVQRVTSTAFLAELLSSNVVNDLMLLESLLYNLMARQKDTSARVRRLVLHGLANITLGSPDKVQTHSPQLLTAMIGGLDDGDDPHSLVALEAMVGLARLMDLVDAWDLHAVLLHIAVRIRPFFDSERMELRSVSIGLFGHLNKACRGDCKDVFLEQVVGGLVPLLLHLRDPHAPVVTACRFALRMCGPNLECEELAAVFQRHLQEGHDLHFGEFLNTTCKHLMRHFPDLLGRLLSTSLFYYKSSWEDVRAAAPMLTGFLVLHMEAEQRPQVDLEQLLTALQLLLKDPALKVRLKAVKTLGRLVKFA, encoded by the exons GGCTGTCCGCCATCCTGCTGGACGCTGTCACTGACAAGGACCCTCAGATGCAGGAGCAGGTATGTGGCGCCCTGTGCGACTTCGGAGAGTCGAAGCCAGCGGAGGTTCTTAGCGCCTGCGAGGAGCACCTGCGGCTGCACGAAAAG CTAGCTCATCCATACCGGACGATAATCCTAAGGGCCATGGAGATAGTCGTGAGCAATCACATCAGCGAGCTGGACAAGGACACGGCCAGGGCCATCATCCTCCTGGCCTCCAATGAGATGACCAAAGTGAAG GAGCTGGTCTCTGATTGGCAGCAAGCCGCCAGCAGCGTCCTGGTGGCGGTGGGAAGGCGGTTCATCAGCAGCGTGATGGAGGAGCTGCTGAGCAAGTTCCAGCCTGGGCTTCTGCCACACCCCTGCACCGTGCACACGCTCGCCAGCCTCTCTGTCTCCAATG TGTTTGGCGTGGTGCCCTTCCTGACGTCCATCCTCAGCACCATGCTGCCCATGCTGGGCGCAGCCAAGCACGACTCAATGAAAGTAGTGTTCTGCTGTG CCCTGCAGCGCTTCAGTGAGAGTATCCTAGAATACTTGGCCAACCTGGATCAGGCCCCAGACCCCACAGTCAGAAAGGACGCCTTTGCCTCAGACATCTTTGGTGCTTACGACATCCTTTTCCACCAGTGGCTACAGAGTGGGGGAGCGAAG CTGCGGCTTGCAGTGGTGGAGGCCCTGGGGCCCATGAGCCACCTCCTCCCCAGCGAGAAGCTGGAGGAGCAGCTCCCCAAGCTGCTGCCCAGGGTTCTTGCCTTCTACAAGAAGCACACCGAGACCGTCCATGTGTCCAAG AGCCTCGGCCAGATCCTGGAGGCAGCCGTGAGTGTGGGCAGCCGCACTCTGGACATCCACCTCAACTCTCTCCTTGCCGCTCTGCATGCTCAG ATCTGTGTGCCCGTGGAGTCGTCCAGCCCGCTGGTGATGAGCAACCAGAAGGAGGTGCTGCGCTGCTTCACCGTGCTGG CCTGCTGCTCGCCGGACCGCCTGCTGGCCTTCCTGCTGCCCAAGCTGGACACCAGCAATGAGAGGACCCGTGTGGGCACCCTGCAGGTTCTGAGGCACGTCATCAACGCGGCGG CTGCTCAGATGGAAGTTAAGAAACCCGTCATTCTCTCTTCCATGAAGCTCCCTCTTCTGGACACCAACAACAAG GTGAAGCGGGCGGTGGTGCAGGTGGTCAGTGCCATGGCCCACCGCGGCTACCTGGAGCAGCCTGGCGGCAAGGCCATGGTCGAGTACATCGTGCAGCAGTGCGCTCTGCCCCCCGAGGCTGAG ATTCAGAAGCTGGGTGCCGACAGTGAGGCCCTGGCGGCCGATAGCGTGAGGGCCATCAGCGTCAGCACTCTCTACCTGGTCAGCACCACTGTGGACAGGATGGGCGAG GTCCTCTGGCCGTACCTGCTTGAGTTCCTGGTCCCCATTCGCTTCACCAGGGCACTGAGCCCACTCTGCAGGAGCCTTGTGCACTTGGCCCAGAAGAGGCAGGAGGCGGGGGCCCATGCTCCCCTCATCCAGTACAACGGCAACG TGCACCTCCCGTCTCCCTACGCCATCACCACCAGACTCCTG GTGGAGCACTGTGGCCCAGGACGCTGGTGGAGACCCCAACTCTGCCTTCTGCAGGCCGTGTCTTCCTATCCCTACGTGGGGGACGGTCGCGGGGCAGCCTCGCTGCGCCTCTTGAATGTCTTGCATCAGGACATCCACCCGGCCCTGGGTCAGCGGTGGGTGACCGCCATCCCCCTGCTGCTGGAGCACCTGGACG AATACAGTGAAGAAACCCTGTCACAGAAGGAGTGGGAAGAAAAGCTGCTGGTG TTTCTCCGGGATTCCCTGGCTGTCGTGTCTGACAACACCTGGGTCTGCCACCTGACCCTGGAAATGTGCAAGCAGCTACCCAACTACAACGGGACGCCCCTGGAGAAG AACTTCCTGTACAAATGTGTCGGGACCACCCTGGGTGCCGCTTCAAGTAAGGTGGTGAGGAAGCACCTGCGGGAGCTGCTGGAGACGGCCCGATACCAGGAGGAGAGGGAGCACGAG GGCCTTGCCTGTTGCTTTGGGATCTGTGCCATCTCCCACCTGGATGACACCTTGGCCCAGCTGGACGACTTTGTGAAGTCAGACGTACTCAGAAAATCTGCTGGCATTTTCAACCTTTTTAAG AATCGAAGTGAGAGTGAGGCCAACAAAGTGAGGAGTGCGCTGATCCTGTGCTATGGGCACGTGGCAGCCGGGGCCCCGCGCGAGCTGCTGCTGGCCAGGGTGGAGGCGGACTTGTTCTGGAACATGTCCCAGTGCTTCAGCACCAAG GTTCTGGGGATAAAGGTAGAAACCCAG GACCCGGCCCTGAGACTGAGCCTGGTGCAAAGTGTGTGCATGGCCACCCAGGCCATCTGCAGCAGTGCCCACGGCAGCTCCTTCCACCTCTCGAGGAAGGCGGAGCTGGTGGCGCAGATGGTG GAGTTCATCAGAGCGGAGCCCCCAGACTCGCTGAAGACGCCCATTTGGAAGAAGGCCATGCTTGCCTGCACGTACCTGGT TACCCTGGAGCCGGCCCTGGAGGAGCAGGTGCAGGCGGACCTGATTCACAGCTGCCTGCACCGTGTCATGGCTGTGCTGCCGGAGCCAGAggagggggacagcccccaggag TCCCTGTACCTGGACACCGTGCAGGTCCTCAAGGACTTGCTGACGAGCCTTCTTCTGTGGAACATGACGCCCCTGGGTctgcaggtcatggtggag CACCTGAGCCCATGGATCAAGTCCCCGAGGGGCCACGAGCGGGTGCGGGCGGTCGGCCTGAGTGCCTGCCTGCTGCAGTTCTTCCTTCAACACCTGCAGATCAGC GCCCTGGTGCCCTTCCACAACCTGGGCCTCCTCATTGGCCTCTTCTCCCCACGGTGCGCCGACCTCTGGCCTGCCACTCGCCGAGAGGCTGTGAGCTGCATCCACTCCCTGCTATACCTGCAGCTGACCTGTGTGG GCTTCTCGCGAGACTACCAGGACGACGTGGCTGAGCAGCTCCTCAGCCTCAAAGATGGCCTGGTGCACCCTGACCCTGCCATTCTCTTCCATACCTGCCACAGCATTGCCCAG CTTATTGCCAAGCGCCTCCCTCCAGATCAGCTCATCAACCTCTTGCTAACCTTGTTTGAGAGCCTGGGAGATCCCGACAAGAACTGCTCGCGAGCTGCCAGCGTCATGATCAACTGCCTGCTGAAGGAACGGGGCAACATGCTGCAGGAGAAG GTGCCCGAGATTGTGAGTGTGCTGCGCTCCAAGCTGCAGGAGACCCGAGAGGAGCACATCCTACAGGCCGCACAGCACAGCGTGTTTGCCCTGGCCACCCACCACTGTGCCTCTGTGGTGTCCAACCTTCTGGGCAGCCCCCTGCCCTTTGACAG CCACACCTGCACCCTGTGGCGAGCACTGGCCTTGGAGCCCGGCCTCGCTGCACAGGTCCTGGGGCTGCTCCTGGAGAAGATAAGCAAGGACGTCCTGTTTGAGGAGAGCCAGGCCTTCCTGCTGAGCAGCACGCCGGACCGCGTGGCCACCCTGCTGCCCCtcgca GCCACCTGTGCACTGCACGAGGTCGCATCTGCCCCGGCGTCCGGGCCAGCAGTGCTGGAGCTCTACCCCCAGCTGTTTGTGGCACTGCTGCTGCGGGTCAGCTGCACCATGGGTGTCCAGCCGCCCAGGCAGCTGCAGGCCAAGGAGAGGAGGAGCGCCAGCTCAGGCCTGGCCTCACGGAGCCTCGAGCCTTGCAG CTCTGCGGTGGATGCGCTGCAGGCCGTGCTTGTCCGCGGTGGCAACGAGGATGTGGTACAGTGCATGGAGCTGGACGGGGGCTGGCAGTTGCTCAGGACCTCGGCTGGGCATGAGGAAGGTGTCACCCGGCTGGCCAG TGCCATGGCAAAGTTCGCAGGCCCCCGGCTGCCCCTGGTGATGAAGCTGCTCTTCACCACACAGAGTAGCATGTATGAGGTCCAGAGGGTCACCTCCACAGCCTTCCTGGCTGAG CTGCTCAGCAGCAATGTGGTGAACGACCTGATGCTCCTGGAGTCGCTGCTGTACAATCTGATGGCACGGCAGAAGGACACGAGCGCCCGCGTGCGGAGGCTGGTGCTCCACGGCCTGGCCAACATCACCTTGGGCTCCCCAGATAAG GTACAGACCCACAGCCCCCAACTCCTGACAGCCATGATCGGTGGGCTGGACGACGGGGACGACCCACACAGCCTGGTGGCGCTGGAGGCCATGGTGGGCCTGGCGAGGCTGATGGACCTGGTGGACGCCTGGGACCTACATGCAGTGCTGCTGCACATTGCTGTCCGCATTCGGCCCTTCTTCGACAGC GAAAGGATGGAGTTACGCTCAGTGTCCATTGGCCTCTTCGGGCACCTCAACAAGGCCTGCCGTGGGGACTGCAAGGACGTGTTCCTGGAGCAGGTTGTGGGCGGCCTGGTGCCCCTTCTGCTGCACCTGCGTGACCCCCACGCACCCGTGGTCACG GCCTGCAGGTTCGCCTTGCGCATGTGCGGCCCCAACCTGGAGTGTGAGGAGCTGGCAGCTGTCTTCCAGAGGCACCTGCAGGAAGGCCATGACCTGCACTTTGGAGAGTTCCTCAACACCACCTGCAAGCACCTG ATGCGCCACTTCCCCGACCTGCTGGGCCGCTTGCTAAGCACCAGTCTGTTCTACTATAAGAGCAGCTGGGAGGATGTCCGTGCTGCTGCCCCCATGCTCACAG GGTTCTTGGTGCTGCACATGGAGGCTGAGCAGCGGCCACAGGTGGACCTGGAGCAGCTCCTCACGG CACTCCAGCTGCTGCTCAAGGACCCAGCCCTTAAGGTGCGCTTGAAGGCTGTGAAGACTCTGGGCCGCTTGGTGAAGTTCGCCTGA
- the MROH1 gene encoding maestro heat-like repeat-containing protein family member 1 isoform X3, which translates to MSETYAKRLSAILLDAVTDKDPQMQEQVCGALCDFGESKPAEVLSACEEHLRLHEKLAHPYRTIILRAMEIVVSNHISELDKDTARAIILLASNEMTKVKELVSDWQQAASSVLVAVGRRFISSVMEELLSKFQPGLLPHPCTVHTLASLSVSNVFGVVPFLTSILSTMLPMLGAAKHDSMKVVFCCALQRFSESILEYLANLDQAPDPTVRKDAFASDIFGAYDILFHQWLQSGGAKLRLAVVEALGPMSHLLPSEKLEEQLPKLLPRVLAFYKKHTETVHVSKSLGQILEAAVSVGSRTLDIHLNSLLAALHAQICVPVESSSPLVMSNQKEVLRCFTVLACCSPDRLLAFLLPKLDTSNERTRVGTLQVLRHVINAAAAQMEVKKPVILSSMKLPLLDTNNKVKRAVVQVVSAMAHRGYLEQPGGKAMVEYIVQQCALPPEAEIQKLGADSEALAADSVRAISVSTLYLVSTTVDRMGEVLWPYLLEFLVPIRFTRALSPLCRSLVHLAQKRQEAGAHAPLIQYNGNVHLPSPYAITTRLLVEHCGPGRWWRPQLCLLQAVSSYPYVGDGRGAASLRLLNVLHQDIHPALGQRWVTAIPLLLEHLDEYSEETLSQKEWEEKLLVFLRDSLAVVSDNTWVCHLTLEMCKQLPNYNGTPLEKNFLYKCVGTTLGAASSKVVRKHLRELLETARYQEEREHEGLACCFGICAISHLDDTLAQLDDFVKSDVLRKSAGIFNLFKNRSESEANKVRSALILCYGHVAAGAPRELLLARVEADLFWNMSQCFSTKDPALRLSLVQSVCMATQAICSSAHGSSFHLSRKAELVAQMVEFIRAEPPDSLKTPIWKKAMLACTYLVTLEPALEEQVQADLIHSCLHRVMAVLPEPEEGDSPQEVSAAPTVGGDPQELLLFQSLYLDTVQVLKDLLTSLLLWNMTPLGLQVMVEHLSPWIKSPRGHERVRAVGLSACLLQFFLQHLQISALVPFHNLGLLIGLFSPRCADLWPATRREAVSCIHSLLYLQLTCVGFSRDYQDDVAEQLLSLKDGLVHPDPAILFHTCHSIAQLIAKRLPPDQLINLLLTLFESLGDPDKNCSRAASVMINCLLKERGNMLQEKVPEIVSVLRSKLQETREEHILQAAQHSVFALATHHCASVVSNLLGSPLPFDSHTCTLWRALALEPGLAAQVLGLLLEKISKDVLFEESQAFLLSSTPDRVATLLPLAATCALHEVASAPASGPAVLELYPQLFVALLLRVSCTMGVQPPRQLQAKERRSASSGLASRSLEPCSSAVDALQAVLVRGGNEDVVQCMELDGGWQLLRTSAGHEEGVTRLASAMAKFAGPRLPLVMKLLFTTQSSMYEVQRVTSTAFLAEPCPLSDQGPVLPGALGRVWWSAHLCPQLLSSNVVNDLMLLESLLYNLMARQKDTSARVRRLVLHGLANITLGSPDKVQTHSPQLLTAMIGGLDDGDDPHSLVALEAMVGLARLMDLVDAWDLHAVLLHIAVRIRPFFDSVGPPPAAPGHYSLAHSASCSPFTALRLPGKLGWEGHVTPAVAQERMELRSVSIGLFGHLNKACRGDCKDVFLEQVVGGLVPLLLHLRDPHAPVVTACRFALRMCGPNLECEELAAVFQRHLQEGHDLHFGEFLNTTCKHLMRHFPDLLGRLLSTSLFYYKSSWEDVRAAAPMLTGFLVLHMEAEQRPQVDLEQLLTALQLLLKDPALKVRLKAVKTLGRLVKFA; encoded by the exons GGCTGTCCGCCATCCTGCTGGACGCTGTCACTGACAAGGACCCTCAGATGCAGGAGCAGGTATGTGGCGCCCTGTGCGACTTCGGAGAGTCGAAGCCAGCGGAGGTTCTTAGCGCCTGCGAGGAGCACCTGCGGCTGCACGAAAAG CTAGCTCATCCATACCGGACGATAATCCTAAGGGCCATGGAGATAGTCGTGAGCAATCACATCAGCGAGCTGGACAAGGACACGGCCAGGGCCATCATCCTCCTGGCCTCCAATGAGATGACCAAAGTGAAG GAGCTGGTCTCTGATTGGCAGCAAGCCGCCAGCAGCGTCCTGGTGGCGGTGGGAAGGCGGTTCATCAGCAGCGTGATGGAGGAGCTGCTGAGCAAGTTCCAGCCTGGGCTTCTGCCACACCCCTGCACCGTGCACACGCTCGCCAGCCTCTCTGTCTCCAATG TGTTTGGCGTGGTGCCCTTCCTGACGTCCATCCTCAGCACCATGCTGCCCATGCTGGGCGCAGCCAAGCACGACTCAATGAAAGTAGTGTTCTGCTGTG CCCTGCAGCGCTTCAGTGAGAGTATCCTAGAATACTTGGCCAACCTGGATCAGGCCCCAGACCCCACAGTCAGAAAGGACGCCTTTGCCTCAGACATCTTTGGTGCTTACGACATCCTTTTCCACCAGTGGCTACAGAGTGGGGGAGCGAAG CTGCGGCTTGCAGTGGTGGAGGCCCTGGGGCCCATGAGCCACCTCCTCCCCAGCGAGAAGCTGGAGGAGCAGCTCCCCAAGCTGCTGCCCAGGGTTCTTGCCTTCTACAAGAAGCACACCGAGACCGTCCATGTGTCCAAG AGCCTCGGCCAGATCCTGGAGGCAGCCGTGAGTGTGGGCAGCCGCACTCTGGACATCCACCTCAACTCTCTCCTTGCCGCTCTGCATGCTCAG ATCTGTGTGCCCGTGGAGTCGTCCAGCCCGCTGGTGATGAGCAACCAGAAGGAGGTGCTGCGCTGCTTCACCGTGCTGG CCTGCTGCTCGCCGGACCGCCTGCTGGCCTTCCTGCTGCCCAAGCTGGACACCAGCAATGAGAGGACCCGTGTGGGCACCCTGCAGGTTCTGAGGCACGTCATCAACGCGGCGG CTGCTCAGATGGAAGTTAAGAAACCCGTCATTCTCTCTTCCATGAAGCTCCCTCTTCTGGACACCAACAACAAG GTGAAGCGGGCGGTGGTGCAGGTGGTCAGTGCCATGGCCCACCGCGGCTACCTGGAGCAGCCTGGCGGCAAGGCCATGGTCGAGTACATCGTGCAGCAGTGCGCTCTGCCCCCCGAGGCTGAG ATTCAGAAGCTGGGTGCCGACAGTGAGGCCCTGGCGGCCGATAGCGTGAGGGCCATCAGCGTCAGCACTCTCTACCTGGTCAGCACCACTGTGGACAGGATGGGCGAG GTCCTCTGGCCGTACCTGCTTGAGTTCCTGGTCCCCATTCGCTTCACCAGGGCACTGAGCCCACTCTGCAGGAGCCTTGTGCACTTGGCCCAGAAGAGGCAGGAGGCGGGGGCCCATGCTCCCCTCATCCAGTACAACGGCAACG TGCACCTCCCGTCTCCCTACGCCATCACCACCAGACTCCTG GTGGAGCACTGTGGCCCAGGACGCTGGTGGAGACCCCAACTCTGCCTTCTGCAGGCCGTGTCTTCCTATCCCTACGTGGGGGACGGTCGCGGGGCAGCCTCGCTGCGCCTCTTGAATGTCTTGCATCAGGACATCCACCCGGCCCTGGGTCAGCGGTGGGTGACCGCCATCCCCCTGCTGCTGGAGCACCTGGACG AATACAGTGAAGAAACCCTGTCACAGAAGGAGTGGGAAGAAAAGCTGCTGGTG TTTCTCCGGGATTCCCTGGCTGTCGTGTCTGACAACACCTGGGTCTGCCACCTGACCCTGGAAATGTGCAAGCAGCTACCCAACTACAACGGGACGCCCCTGGAGAAG AACTTCCTGTACAAATGTGTCGGGACCACCCTGGGTGCCGCTTCAAGTAAGGTGGTGAGGAAGCACCTGCGGGAGCTGCTGGAGACGGCCCGATACCAGGAGGAGAGGGAGCACGAG GGCCTTGCCTGTTGCTTTGGGATCTGTGCCATCTCCCACCTGGATGACACCTTGGCCCAGCTGGACGACTTTGTGAAGTCAGACGTACTCAGAAAATCTGCTGGCATTTTCAACCTTTTTAAG AATCGAAGTGAGAGTGAGGCCAACAAAGTGAGGAGTGCGCTGATCCTGTGCTATGGGCACGTGGCAGCCGGGGCCCCGCGCGAGCTGCTGCTGGCCAGGGTGGAGGCGGACTTGTTCTGGAACATGTCCCAGTGCTTCAGCACCAAG GACCCGGCCCTGAGACTGAGCCTGGTGCAAAGTGTGTGCATGGCCACCCAGGCCATCTGCAGCAGTGCCCACGGCAGCTCCTTCCACCTCTCGAGGAAGGCGGAGCTGGTGGCGCAGATGGTG GAGTTCATCAGAGCGGAGCCCCCAGACTCGCTGAAGACGCCCATTTGGAAGAAGGCCATGCTTGCCTGCACGTACCTGGT TACCCTGGAGCCGGCCCTGGAGGAGCAGGTGCAGGCGGACCTGATTCACAGCTGCCTGCACCGTGTCATGGCTGTGCTGCCGGAGCCAGAggagggggacagcccccaggagGTATCAGCGGCCCCCACAGTAGGGGGGGACCCCCAGGAG cttctcttgttccaGTCCCTGTACCTGGACACCGTGCAGGTCCTCAAGGACTTGCTGACGAGCCTTCTTCTGTGGAACATGACGCCCCTGGGTctgcaggtcatggtggag CACCTGAGCCCATGGATCAAGTCCCCGAGGGGCCACGAGCGGGTGCGGGCGGTCGGCCTGAGTGCCTGCCTGCTGCAGTTCTTCCTTCAACACCTGCAGATCAGC GCCCTGGTGCCCTTCCACAACCTGGGCCTCCTCATTGGCCTCTTCTCCCCACGGTGCGCCGACCTCTGGCCTGCCACTCGCCGAGAGGCTGTGAGCTGCATCCACTCCCTGCTATACCTGCAGCTGACCTGTGTGG GCTTCTCGCGAGACTACCAGGACGACGTGGCTGAGCAGCTCCTCAGCCTCAAAGATGGCCTGGTGCACCCTGACCCTGCCATTCTCTTCCATACCTGCCACAGCATTGCCCAG CTTATTGCCAAGCGCCTCCCTCCAGATCAGCTCATCAACCTCTTGCTAACCTTGTTTGAGAGCCTGGGAGATCCCGACAAGAACTGCTCGCGAGCTGCCAGCGTCATGATCAACTGCCTGCTGAAGGAACGGGGCAACATGCTGCAGGAGAAG GTGCCCGAGATTGTGAGTGTGCTGCGCTCCAAGCTGCAGGAGACCCGAGAGGAGCACATCCTACAGGCCGCACAGCACAGCGTGTTTGCCCTGGCCACCCACCACTGTGCCTCTGTGGTGTCCAACCTTCTGGGCAGCCCCCTGCCCTTTGACAG CCACACCTGCACCCTGTGGCGAGCACTGGCCTTGGAGCCCGGCCTCGCTGCACAGGTCCTGGGGCTGCTCCTGGAGAAGATAAGCAAGGACGTCCTGTTTGAGGAGAGCCAGGCCTTCCTGCTGAGCAGCACGCCGGACCGCGTGGCCACCCTGCTGCCCCtcgca GCCACCTGTGCACTGCACGAGGTCGCATCTGCCCCGGCGTCCGGGCCAGCAGTGCTGGAGCTCTACCCCCAGCTGTTTGTGGCACTGCTGCTGCGGGTCAGCTGCACCATGGGTGTCCAGCCGCCCAGGCAGCTGCAGGCCAAGGAGAGGAGGAGCGCCAGCTCAGGCCTGGCCTCACGGAGCCTCGAGCCTTGCAG CTCTGCGGTGGATGCGCTGCAGGCCGTGCTTGTCCGCGGTGGCAACGAGGATGTGGTACAGTGCATGGAGCTGGACGGGGGCTGGCAGTTGCTCAGGACCTCGGCTGGGCATGAGGAAGGTGTCACCCGGCTGGCCAG TGCCATGGCAAAGTTCGCAGGCCCCCGGCTGCCCCTGGTGATGAAGCTGCTCTTCACCACACAGAGTAGCATGTATGAGGTCCAGAGGGTCACCTCCACAGCCTTCCTGGCTGAG CCATGTCCCCTCAGTGACCAGGGGCCGGTGCTGCCCGGTGCACTTGGGCGGGTGTGGTGGTCAGCACACCTCTGCCCCCAGCTGCTCAGCAGCAATGTGGTGAACGACCTGATGCTCCTGGAGTCGCTGCTGTACAATCTGATGGCACGGCAGAAGGACACGAGCGCCCGCGTGCGGAGGCTGGTGCTCCACGGCCTGGCCAACATCACCTTGGGCTCCCCAGATAAG GTACAGACCCACAGCCCCCAACTCCTGACAGCCATGATCGGTGGGCTGGACGACGGGGACGACCCACACAGCCTGGTGGCGCTGGAGGCCATGGTGGGCCTGGCGAGGCTGATGGACCTGGTGGACGCCTGGGACCTACATGCAGTGCTGCTGCACATTGCTGTCCGCATTCGGCCCTTCTTCGACAGCGTAGGCCCCCCCCCAGCCGCCCCTGGCCATTACAGCCTGGCCCACTCTGCCTCTTGCTCCCCCTTCACTGCCCTGCGGTTGCCCGGGAAGCTGGGCTGGGAGGGCCATGTGACACCTGCTGTTGCCCAGGAAAGGATGGAGTTACGCTCAGTGTCCATTGGCCTCTTCGGGCACCTCAACAAGGCCTGCCGTGGGGACTGCAAGGACGTGTTCCTGGAGCAGGTTGTGGGCGGCCTGGTGCCCCTTCTGCTGCACCTGCGTGACCCCCACGCACCCGTGGTCACG GCCTGCAGGTTCGCCTTGCGCATGTGCGGCCCCAACCTGGAGTGTGAGGAGCTGGCAGCTGTCTTCCAGAGGCACCTGCAGGAAGGCCATGACCTGCACTTTGGAGAGTTCCTCAACACCACCTGCAAGCACCTG ATGCGCCACTTCCCCGACCTGCTGGGCCGCTTGCTAAGCACCAGTCTGTTCTACTATAAGAGCAGCTGGGAGGATGTCCGTGCTGCTGCCCCCATGCTCACAG GGTTCTTGGTGCTGCACATGGAGGCTGAGCAGCGGCCACAGGTGGACCTGGAGCAGCTCCTCACGG CACTCCAGCTGCTGCTCAAGGACCCAGCCCTTAAGGTGCGCTTGAAGGCTGTGAAGACTCTGGGCCGCTTGGTGAAGTTCGCCTGA